The genomic region TCCTGCATCGCCATCACATAGGTGAGATCGGGATGATCCTTCAGCGCGTGCATGATCGGCAATTCGGTGGTGCCGGGATTGCCGAACAGATGGGTGACGCCCTCATCCTTCAGCAGCGCCAGAAATGCCGAGCGGCCGGTAATGCGATTCTTCATGTTCCCTCCAGGCCTGTCGGCGCGTTGACCGACGGGGATCGAGGCAGATGACCAAACTTGCGCAGCTGGAGCAATCGAGCGAGCGGTCATGGCCGCATTCCGCAGGCGCGCGCCTGAAGCAAGATGCTCGCTAGAACATCCCCTCGCGCGCGCTGCGCTTCTTCTTTTTCGAGCGCTGCCAGACCACGCCGGGATAGCCTTTCAGCGGCACCAACGGCTCGCCGGTATAGGCCCATTCCTGCAGCTCCTCGATCGCGATGTGATAGAGCGGCTGCCGGCCGGTGCGCCCCGAGAACAGCGCACGCGGGATGTTGACCATGTGCGGCGACCGCGCGCGTTCGTAGACGATGGGCGTGCCGCAATTGGCGCAGAAGCTGCGCGCGGTCTTGCTTTTCGCGTCCTCGTAGCGTGACAGCTCGCCTTCACCTTGCGTGATGCGGAAGCGCTTCTTCCAGCTGCCGACATAGGTCGCATAAACCGCACCATGGGCGCGGCGACTGGCGGCGGTGTGATCATGCCAGGCCCAGCGCGCCGGCACATCGATCTCGAACCTCACCCTGCCGCACAGGCATTGGCCGGCCGCGGGCTTCGCCAGCGCCACGGGCTTTGGTTTTTTGGTCGGCTCGAACTCGTCGTCCGGAAACATCGCGGTCTCCCATCAAGGCATTGTAGCCCGGACGAGCGAAGCGATATCCGGGCTACGAAGAGTTACGCCTGCGCCAATTCGTCGTGCACCGGATAATCCGTGTAGCCCTTCTCCTCGCCGGCATAGAAGGTGGCGCGGTTGTACTTGGTCAAGGGATAGCCGCGCTGCAGCCGGCGCGGCAGGTCCGGGTTGGAGATGAAGTAGCGGCCGAACGCGATCGCATCGGCATGGCCTTCGGCGACCGCGCTCTGTGCGGTGTCGCCGACGAAATTGCCGGCGGTGATCAGCACGCCGCTCCACATCGGGCGGTACAGCACCATCGCGGACGGCACGTTCTGCCAGTCGACCTCGGCGCGGCCGGTGCCCGAAGCGCGCGGCTCGATGAAATGCAGATAGGCGAGCCCGAGCTTGTCCAGCGCCGTGATGGCGTGGCCGTAGAGCGGCATCGGGTCGGCCTCGCCGCTGCCATTGGCGATGCCGTAGGGCGAGAGCCGCACGCCGACGCGGCTCGCGCCCCAGACCTCGGTCACCGCCTGCGTCACCTCCATCAGGAAGCGGACGCGGTTCTCGATCGAGCCGCCATACCGGTCGGTGCGCAGATTGCTGCGCGACTGCAGGAACTGCTCGATCAGATAGCCATTGGCGCCGTGGATCTCGACGCCGTCGAAGCCGGCGACGAGCGCGTTCTTCGCGCCTTGCCGGTAGGCCTCGACCATCAGGGCGACCTCGTCGGTCTCGAGCGCGCGCGGCGTCTCGTAGTCGACCACCTTGCCGTCCGCCGTCATGCACTTGAACTCGGACGGGATCGCGACCGCCGACGGCGCCACCGGCAGCGCGCCACCCGGCTGGAACGAGGAATGCGAGACGCGGCCGACGTGCCAGAGCTGCAGGAAGATCAAGCCGCCCTTGGCGTGCACGGCATCCACCACCTCGCGCCAGCCCGCGATCTGGGCCTCGCTATAGATGCCGGGAACACCGGGATTGCCGAAGCCGGTCTCGACCACCGGCGAGGCCTCCGCGATCAGCAGGCCGCCCGGCGTCGCGCGCTGCGCATAATATTCCGCGTTCATCGGCCGCGGCGCGAGGCTCGGCCGCGACGCCCGCATCCGCGTCAGCGGCGCCATCACGACGCGATGTTCGAGCTGGTAAGGACCAATCTTGAGCGGAGAGAACAGCGACGGAGGATTCATGCCTGCCCCAAATATTCTTACGTGGTTTCCGTTGTAGTGTGGGCACGATCGGCCCAGAAAACCGGTTACCACTTTTTCGGATCATGCCCGTTATCTAACGGGTTCATCTTGTTCATGAAAGCGGGTAGTGGCAATCTGTTGCCACGAGAACAGGTCTCCCATGTCGAAATCGAGCGCCTCATCGCTCCCCTCCCTCAGCGTCCGCATCGACCTCGATGCCGAGGACCGGATCGGGCCGGGCAAGATCCTGCTGCTGGAGCGGATCAAGGAATGCGGCTCGATCTCGGCCGCCGGCCGCGCCATGGACATGAGCTACAAGCGCGCCTGGGACCTGGTCGACGAGATCAACCGCATCTGCCGGCAGGCGGCGGTGGAACGGCAGACCGGCGGCAAGAATGGCGGCGGCGCGGTGCTGACCCCGTTCGGCCTCTCCTTGGTGGCACGCTACCGCAAGATCGAGCGCGACGCGGCAAGCGCCGTGCGCAAGGATCTCGAGGCGCTGCGCAGCGACATCGGCAAGCCGAAGAAGGCCGCGGGGCGGTAAACGCAGGAACCGGCGGCTGTCGCAGGGGCGCTTACGAAAATATCGAAAACAACCCCATGCAAAGGAGCCGGCGGCGGCCGGCGTTCGACAAGGCAACTTGACGCGTCGGGCAAATCAGGGCTACTCTTCTAATATTCCGAAATCGTGTGGGCGTTGGGGTGAAGGGCTTCCGTTCTGCGAGCACGCCAAGCGTTGAGACCTGTACCCCCTCGCCCCGATTGCATCACCGATGCAATCCGACCTCTCCCCGCAGGCGGCAGGGCTATCGCATATGAATGAACCGATTCTTCCGCGCCGTCATGGCCGGGCTTGTCCCGGCCATCCACGTCTTTTCTTCGCGTGGAAACGAAGACGTGGATGCCCGGGACAAGCCCGGGCATGACGAGTTTATGGGAACTCCGATTACCTCAAACGGCCATCTGCGATTGCCCTGCCGCAAGCGGGGAGAGGTGAAGAGAAACGGCGGGACCAGCCCTAGCCGGTCTTGATCCAGACCGCCTTGACGTTGAGATATTCCTCGACGTGCTGCTTGCCGGACTCGCGGCCGTAGCCGCTCATCTTGTAGCCGCCGAACGGCACCGCCGGATCCATCGCCTGGTAGCAATTGACCCAGACCGAGCCGGCGCGCAGCGCCTTGGCGACCTGGTGCGCCTTGCTGACATTGGTGGTCCAGACGCCCGAGCCGAGGCCGAAGGTGGTGGCGTTGGCGCGCTTGATCAGTTCGTCCGGATCCTTGAACGAGATCGCCGAGATCACCGGGCCAAAAATCTCCTCCTGCGCGATACGCATGTTGTCCTGCACATTGGCAAACACGGTCGGCTGCACGAAATAGCCCTTCGACAGCGCGCCCTCAGTGAGGCGGCCGCCGCCGGCAAGCGCCTTGGCGCCCTCCTTCTGGCCGATGTCGAGGTAGCCCGAGACGCGGTCCATCTGCTGCTGCGACACCAGGGGACCAATCTGGGTGTTGGGGTCGAGGCCGTTGCCGACCTGCAGCTTCCTGCCGAACTCGGCGACGCGGCCGACGAATTCGTCATAGACCTTCTGCTCGACGAACAGCCGCGTGCCGGCGCTGCAGATCTGGCCCGAATTGGCGAACACCGCCATCGCAGCTCCCGGCACCGCGGCGTCGAGATCGGCGTCGGCAAACACGATGTCCGGCGACTTGCCGCCGAGCTCGAGCGAGACGCGCTTGAGGTTGCCGGCCGACGCACGGATGATCGACTGGCCGGTGACATGCGAGCCGGTGAAGGCGACCTTGTCGACATCCGGATGCGAGGCGAGCGCGGCGCCCGCGGTCTCGCCATAGCCCGGCACGACGTTGACGACGCCGGGCGGAATCCCGGCCTCCATGCAGAGCTCGCCGATGCGCAGCGAGGTCAACGGCGATTCCTCGGCCGGCTTCAGCACCACGGTGCAGCCGGTCGCGATCGCCGGGCCGATCTTCCAGATCGAGGCGGTCAGCGGCCCGTTCCAGGGAATGATCGCGCCGACCACGCCGATCGGCTCCTTCAGCGTGTAGGAGAAGATCTCGCCGGGCAGCGAGTTCTCGATGGTCTCGCCATGGATCGCGGTCGCCTGGCCGGCATAGTAGCGCAGCATGCCGAGCGCGCGCAGGCGGTTGCCGCGGGTGCGGCTGATCGGTGCGCCCATGTCGAGCGTGTCGAGCTGGGACAGTTCCTCGAAATTGGCTTCGACGAGTTCGGCGAGCTTGAGCAGCATGTTCTGCCGCTCGAACGGCTTCACCTTGCTCCAGGGCCCTTCGAACGCGCGGCGCGCCGCCGCGACCGCACGGTTGATGTCCTCGGCATCGCCCTCGGCGACCGACGCGAGCAACTCACCGGTGGCGGGATTATGCGTCTCGAATTTCTTGCCGGAGGCGGCGTCGACCCATTTGCCGTCGATCAGCATCTTCTTGTAGGAGCCATCGGCATAAGGATGGCGCGTGATCGGAATAGCCTGCGAAACAGCCATGTTTGCACTCCCTGTAAAATGTCGGCTGAGGTCTTTTGGAAGCGTTATATCCCGAATTCTACAGCGCGAACGCGAAACCGTAAAGCCGAGCCCGCGTTGATCAGGGCGGCACACACGAAAGCCTCCCATGCGCCCGCGTGCATGGTACGATAGCGACTGAACCTCAGCCACATATGTGTCCGGAGACCGCCGATGCCCCACCCCGTGATATCAGCCAATCATGTTGCCGTGATTACCGGCGGCGCCTCCGGAATCGGGCTCGCCGCCGCATTGCGGTTCGCGCAGGCCGGGATGAAGGTCTGCATCGCAGACCTCGGCGACGACCGGCTGAAGGATGCTGGGACAAAACTGTCATCTGCGGCGCCGGGTGGCGCGGCTGATATCATGACGTCAGCGGTCGACGTCAGCCGCGCCGACGAAGTGGCAAGCCTCGAAGACACGGTCGCGAAAAAATTCGGCGGCACCGACATCCTGATGAACAATGCCGGCATCCAGCCCGGCAGCGCGATGTTCGGGCCCGCGGACAATTGGCAGCGCATTCTCGGCGTTAATTTGTGGGGCGTGATCAACGGCACGCAGGCGTTCGCGCCTGGCATGATCAAGCGCGGCCGGCCGGGGCTGATCATCAACACCGGCTCCAAGCAGGGCATCACCACGCCGCCGGGTGATCCCGCCTACAACGTCTCGAAGGCCGGCGTGAAGGCATTCACCGAGGCGCTGCAGCACGAGCTGCGCAACACCGACGGCTGCAAGATCACGGCGCATCTCTTGATCCCGGGCTTTGTCTTTACCGGGCTGACCGCGCGCGGCCGCACCGAGAAGCCGGCCGGCGCCTGGACGGCGGAGCAGACCGTCGACTTCATGATCGAACGCCTCGATGCCGGCGACTTCTACATCCTCTGCCCCGACAACGACGTGCCGCGCGCGCTCGACGAACGCCGCATCCTGTGGGCCGCCGGCGACATCGTCGAGAACCGCCCGCCGCTGTCGCGCTGGCATCCGGATTACGGCGACGCGTTCGCCGCGTTCGTGAAGAGGAAGTAAGACTACGTAGGATGGGCTAACCCTTTCCCCATTCGTGCTGTCATCGCCCGGCTTGACCGGGCGATCCAGTATTCCAGAGACTTCAATGCTTGAACCGAGGGGCCGCGGCGTACTGGATGCCCCGCGTGAAGCGGGGCATGACAGCGGAATATATGGCGGACAGTGCGTAGGATGGGTTGGCGCAGCGAAACCCACCCACTCTGCTCACAACCGAGAGAATTGTCGGTTACGCCTTCGGCTAATCCACCCTACGCATCCCTCGCTAATTCGCGCGCATCTGCACCCTTGTCACCGGCTGCGCCACCAGCGCCTCGCCGAGCTCGCTCTGCTGGGCGCGCGGGATCGAGAAGCAGACGCTGAAGCCGTCCGACGTCTTGAGCGTCATCATGCCCTGGGCCGGATCGGTCGACTGCTCGATCACCCAGGAATCCAGCGGATAGGCGTAGCGCAAGGTCTGGTCGCCGAAGCGGGTCTGCAGCGCCTTGCTGATCAGCCCGGGCAAGGTCATGACCAGCGCGCCGACCTGGTTGATCGACAGACGGATGGTTGCGGGCTCGCCCTTGCCGTCCACGAAGCCCAGCGAAATGGCGCAGCCGTCGGACGCGACTTCGCAGGTGGTGAGCTCCTGGGTTTCGATCTGCATGCCGGCACTCCGGATCATCGTTATATTCCATTCAATATATCGCGAAGACGACCAGCGTCCAGCCCTTAAAAAGTATAGCCGCGGCGGTGACCGGCAGAGGCGCGCGCGGCATTAGAATCTATTGAAGCCCGCGGTGCCCCGATTGACGCCGGGCGGGCAACCGCGAAATAAATCAGCACGAAGCTCAGGCTGATTTTTCTTCACGATTTCCAGGGAATTCATTCGGTTCGGCAGTGCCGCGCGCGCCGGCTGCAAGCTCGATCTGTCGCGGCTGCAGGCCGCCGGTATCCGCGTCGCCGATGCGCTGGCTGAAGGCGCCGATCTCGTGGTCATCAACCGCTTCGGCAAGCGGGAGCGCGACGGCAAGGGCCTCGGCTTTGTGATCGAGCGCGCGCTCGGCGCCGACATCCCCATCGTGATCGCGGTGTCGCGCGCGAACTTTGCGGACTGGATCAAGTTCGCCGGCGGGATGAGCGTGAAGCTCGCCTGCGACCGCCACGCGCTCGATGCCTGGTGGCACAACGTCTCGCTGCGGGCCGCGGCCCGGACCGCGCCGGATCACACCACGGTCCGCGAAGCATTCAAGTAGAGGCGCTTGGTCAGGTGGGTGGATTGCGCCCAGCCAATCCGTCATCCTGAGGAGCGCGCATCGCGCGCGTCTCGAAGGATCGACGGCCACCGGCCGGGCCGTACATCCTTCGAGACGCGGCCAAAAGGCCGCTCCTCAGGGTGACGGTATGAGAATTGTAGCGAGCGCCCTCAGTACGCCGTCGTCCTGGCGAAAGCCAGGACCCATAACCACCGAATTCGATTGCGCGTGCGATAGTGGCCCCAGCGTCGCACAACAACAAGCGGTTGGGGCAATGGGTCCTGGCTTTCGCCAGGACGACGCTGAATACATTCACATTCTCTCTCAGGAGACGGGAGAGCGGCCCCGCTCACAGCGTCTCCTGCTTGTGGTCGCAGTTCTTGCAGGTGAACTTGACGCGGGACTGGCCCTTTTCCACCTGCACCCGGTTCGGCGCACCGCATTTGCCGCAAACGGCCTCGATCCGGGTCATGCCCTGCTTGATGACGAGGTTCCGCTTTTCCATGGTCTCGCGGATGAGGCGTTCGGCCTCCTCGCGCAGCGATTGCTTCGACATCATCTCCACCGGTCGTTGGTTAGCGGGCGGCGTCATAGCACGACCGCGTGAAGTTTTGACAGCGGGGATTGCAGCTTAATTTTCAGACAATGAGCCGGTCAACCGGCAACCGGAAATGCCGCGGTTTCAACGGTTTTGATGGCCGGCCGATGCGGAACACGTTGACGAGGCGCAGATCGGCGCCAATGTTGCCGAGCTTTCGCAGCCGGTCGTTGAAATCAGGATGATCGGCCAGCGCCGAAATCGGGCACGCCGCGAAACCGGCGCGATCGATCTCCAGCCAGGCGCGGTAGAAATGCCGTCCGGTCGTGAGTGGATCCTCACCGACGGGACGGCAAAACAGCACGATCGCCGACGCCGACGCGGTCTTGGCGCCATCGGCGAACAACGACGCGGCGAGGCCGAGACGATCGAGCGGCTTGAACAGGGTGCCGAGCACGTAGCGCGCGGCGGCGGCCTCGAGCGCATTCATGACGAGCGCATCGCGGTTGAGCCCGTCCAGCAGATAATGCGGATGGCCGGGCGACAGCCGCATCCATGCGAGCAGCTCGGCCCGGTAGTCGTCGCCGCGAACAAAAGAGAATTCGGCGCAGTCGACCCAGCCGGCGATATCGGCAATCGCCCGGCGATCGGCAATGCAGGTCACATCGTCGCGCGCGGCAGCCAGCTGCGCCAGCGCCGCCGCATCGTCAGCCGACACCGCGAACTTGCCGCGCCACGACATGCGGCGTGCCACGAGGTCCGCCAGCGGATCGGGCTCAGCTCCTTGCCTGATCGCAAAAGAGCAGAGTACGGAAAACTGCGGCGACAGCGGCTGCTCGATCGTGGTCATGCCCGTGATTGCGAGGCCACGGCGGTTGAGCGCGAGGCTCATGCCCTCCAGCGCCGCGCCGTGCGACACCCGAACGTCGTGCCCCGCGGGGTCGGCGATCGGCGCGCGGACGCCGGTCGCGTCGACCAGCGCCAGCCGCCCATCGCCGAGCAGGCGCCAGCGGGTCGGCTGGATGTTGTGGACGCTCGGCGCCAGCCGCGCCTCCGCGACCAGCTCGCGCAGCAAATCCGGCGTCAGCTCGCTCATGCCGCGGCCAGCCGCTTGCCGAACAGATGCAGCCGGTGCAGCGGCGTTGCGCCGGCCTTCTCGACCTGGCGCAGGGAGGGACCGTTGATATCGGCGATCCAGGTGCCGCCCAGCGTGCGGTAGCCGGCCTCCTGCAACGCCAGCGCGGTGCGGTAGAGCATCGCGCCGTTGAGGCCGCGATTGTGCAGGTCGCGGCAGACCGACTGATAGATCAGCACGGCGCGCCTGTTCATGATGCGGTGCTGCACGAATTTGAACGGCGCTGTCAGCCCGACCCGGCCGCCGATCGCCTTGATCAGCGGATTGAGGTCGGGGATCGCGATGATCGCGCCGGCGGGCCGGCCGCGGTGATAGACCACGGTCGAAATCCGCTTGTCGATGATCCACATCATGTCGCCGGCCTGGAACA from Bradyrhizobium elkanii USDA 76 harbors:
- a CDS encoding GFA family protein — translated: MFPDDEFEPTKKPKPVALAKPAAGQCLCGRVRFEIDVPARWAWHDHTAASRRAHGAVYATYVGSWKKRFRITQGEGELSRYEDAKSKTARSFCANCGTPIVYERARSPHMVNIPRALFSGRTGRQPLYHIAIEELQEWAYTGEPLVPLKGYPGVVWQRSKKKKRSAREGMF
- a CDS encoding alkene reductase, whose product is MNPPSLFSPLKIGPYQLEHRVVMAPLTRMRASRPSLAPRPMNAEYYAQRATPGGLLIAEASPVVETGFGNPGVPGIYSEAQIAGWREVVDAVHAKGGLIFLQLWHVGRVSHSSFQPGGALPVAPSAVAIPSEFKCMTADGKVVDYETPRALETDEVALMVEAYRQGAKNALVAGFDGVEIHGANGYLIEQFLQSRSNLRTDRYGGSIENRVRFLMEVTQAVTEVWGASRVGVRLSPYGIANGSGEADPMPLYGHAITALDKLGLAYLHFIEPRASGTGRAEVDWQNVPSAMVLYRPMWSGVLITAGNFVGDTAQSAVAEGHADAIAFGRYFISNPDLPRRLQRGYPLTKYNRATFYAGEEKGYTDYPVHDELAQA
- a CDS encoding winged helix-turn-helix domain-containing protein; its protein translation is MSKSSASSLPSLSVRIDLDAEDRIGPGKILLLERIKECGSISAAGRAMDMSYKRAWDLVDEINRICRQAAVERQTGGKNGGGAVLTPFGLSLVARYRKIERDAASAVRKDLEALRSDIGKPKKAAGR
- a CDS encoding aldehyde dehydrogenase family protein; its protein translation is MAVSQAIPITRHPYADGSYKKMLIDGKWVDAASGKKFETHNPATGELLASVAEGDAEDINRAVAAARRAFEGPWSKVKPFERQNMLLKLAELVEANFEELSQLDTLDMGAPISRTRGNRLRALGMLRYYAGQATAIHGETIENSLPGEIFSYTLKEPIGVVGAIIPWNGPLTASIWKIGPAIATGCTVVLKPAEESPLTSLRIGELCMEAGIPPGVVNVVPGYGETAGAALASHPDVDKVAFTGSHVTGQSIIRASAGNLKRVSLELGGKSPDIVFADADLDAAVPGAAMAVFANSGQICSAGTRLFVEQKVYDEFVGRVAEFGRKLQVGNGLDPNTQIGPLVSQQQMDRVSGYLDIGQKEGAKALAGGGRLTEGALSKGYFVQPTVFANVQDNMRIAQEEIFGPVISAISFKDPDELIKRANATTFGLGSGVWTTNVSKAHQVAKALRAGSVWVNCYQAMDPAVPFGGYKMSGYGRESGKQHVEEYLNVKAVWIKTG
- a CDS encoding SDR family NAD(P)-dependent oxidoreductase, translating into MPHPVISANHVAVITGGASGIGLAAALRFAQAGMKVCIADLGDDRLKDAGTKLSSAAPGGAADIMTSAVDVSRADEVASLEDTVAKKFGGTDILMNNAGIQPGSAMFGPADNWQRILGVNLWGVINGTQAFAPGMIKRGRPGLIINTGSKQGITTPPGDPAYNVSKAGVKAFTEALQHELRNTDGCKITAHLLIPGFVFTGLTARGRTEKPAGAWTAEQTVDFMIERLDAGDFYILCPDNDVPRALDERRILWAAGDIVENRPPLSRWHPDYGDAFAAFVKRK
- a CDS encoding DUF2478 domain-containing protein, yielding MRFGSAARAGCKLDLSRLQAAGIRVADALAEGADLVVINRFGKRERDGKGLGFVIERALGADIPIVIAVSRANFADWIKFAGGMSVKLACDRHALDAWWHNVSLRAAARTAPDHTTVREAFK